The following coding sequences are from one Oscarella lobularis chromosome 19, ooOscLobu1.1, whole genome shotgun sequence window:
- the LOC136198751 gene encoding uncharacterized protein isoform X1, which produces MANVLRALAFLAIIDLARYAAGWPANACMQSCTTMQVNHYFDHDYDPNHYNGTPPPHYPSTPGDGGFYLSINASRYENGTAKNGTPLYTPGKTYNITLRGNRTFRGFIVRPSLSPFNVSDELSEGTGLVNDSAANHPVQMQCQDQAVCHTKVYEKKAIWFLWHAPAENYTCIYFHFTVLVNYTIYYVDTIFTVCGDQTPTEFPVSASLFSQHSKGQGRSLQVSSATGKYSLPSHHFSLTRDSGSGSLDHALTTAAQSSCRSIISASSAGSGSLDHALTTTAQSSSQSIMSASTAVHLLPFSLSIPRSVAALKPMSALQTSVASASSILCSGSNSSSEKKLFSRLSRTSVPSLSGLAAATHSSSITASAAKTVSPFSTAARPVTLVKSESTSKATVLSKLQPTLQSTTYACASASVSLSDSSASILSPTSVVPPSEKWKLGGGALAGIVIGCCLALIACFAVGRKIYRRRNLRKRYALKETDTFTRVCENESFQSNEEEFEIFDNASV; this is translated from the exons ATGGCGAACGTGCTCCGAGCTCTCGCCTTTCTTGCTATCATTGACCTTGCGAGATACGCAGCAGGTTGGCCGGCGAACGCTTGTATGCAATCTTGCACGACAATGCAAGTCAATCACTACTTTGATCATGACTACGATCCCAACCATTATAACGGGACTCCGCCTCCCCACTATCCTTCTACTCCTGGAGACGGTGGATTTTATTTGTCAATTAATGCAAGTCGATACGAGAACGGAACAGCTAAGAACGGCACTCCTCTCTATACACCAGGAAAGACGTATAACA TAACTCTTCGAGGGAATCGAACTTTTCGAGGTTTTATAGTTCGACCCAGTCTTAGCCCGTTCAATGTTTCTGATGAGTTATCCGAGGGAACAGGCCTAGTCAATGATAGTGCGGCTAATCATCCTGTTCAAATGCAATGCCAAGATCAGGCTGTCTGTCATACGAAAGTTtacgagaaaaaagcaatTTGGTTTCTGTGGCATGCTCCAGCTGAGAACTACACTTGCATATATTTTCA CTTCACGGTATTGGTCAATTATACCATTTATTATGTCGACACGATATTTACTGTTTGTGGAGACCAAACCCCAACGGAATTTCCAGTCAGCGCTAGCCTATTCTCTCAACACAGCAAAGGGCAAGGTCGATCTCTACAAGTTTCTTCAGCTACAGGAAAGTACTCACTACCCTCTCATCATTTCAGTCTGACAAGAGACAGCGGCTCTGGTTCCTTGGATCATGCATTGACTACAGCTGCTCAAAGCAGCTGTCGATCAATCATATCTGCTAGTAGTGCTGGCTCTGGTTCCTTGGATCATGCATTGACTACAACTGCTCAAAGCAGCAGTCAATCAATCATGTCTGCTAGTACTGCTGTCCACCTTCTTCCTTTTAGCTTATCTATTCCACGCAGTGTAGCTGCTCTAAAGCCAATGTCAGCACTGCAAACTTCTGTTGCGTCAGCGTCATCTATTCTTTGTTCTGGgtccaattcttcttctgaaaAGAAACTGTTTTCTAGACTAAGTCGAACATCAGTGCCGTCTTTGAGCGGCTTGGCAGCTGCTACTCACTCTTCAAGTATCActgcttctgctgcaaaAACAGTGTCTCCGTTTTCTACGGCAGCACGTCCAGTTACTTTAGTCAAGTCAGAATCTACATCGAAAGCAACCGTCCTGTCTAAATTGCAGCCTACTCTTCAAAGTACAACTTACGCCTGCGCATCTGCATCGGTTTCCTTATCAGATTCATCAGCATCTATCTTATCGCCTACATCGGTCGTTCCCCCATCGGAGAAGTGGAAACTTGGTGGTGGTGCTCTGGCTGGTATTGTAATTGGATGCTGTTTAGCGTTAATTGCTTGCTTTGCAGTTGGCAGGAAAATCTACAGGCGCAGAAACCTGAGAAAGAGATACGCTTTGAAAGA GACTGATACGTTCACCAGGGTCTGTGAAAATGAAAGTTTTCAATCAAACGAGGAAGAGTTTGAAATATTTGATAATGCAAGTGTCTAA
- the LOC136198776 gene encoding ras-related protein Rab-7L1-like produces the protein MKNEVGRVSSTMLSSDESVESSFHLGGGVMSGQVKDYFFKLLVIGDVCVGKTSFVDRYVYNKEFDSTYKTTIGVDFAIKSLKWSETERIRLQLWDLSGQERFSSLTRVYYRDAIGCLLFFDLSRAETFRTLGKWKKDLDLKVHLPSGRVVPCLLIANKCDLEDRAVSEEEIDAFCSKHGLIGWIETSVKNDQNISESIRTLLTSVLEEVKKEEEPLEREKRQRNTYISLNKEIAKHYREQTSAGCCSLGGDKAEIL, from the exons ATGAAGAACGAGGTCGGACGTGTGAGCTCTACTATGTTGAGTAGTGACGAATcggtcgaatcgtcgttccatctcggcggcggcgtgatGAGCGGACAAGTGAAAGACTACTTTTTTAAGCTGCTCGTCATCGGCGACGTTTGCGTGGGAAAAACGagtttcgtcgatcgataCGTTTACAACAAAGAATTCGATTCCACGTACAAGACGACGATAGGCGTCGACTTTGCCATTAAAAGTCTCAAATGGTCCGAAACGGAGCGAATACGACTCCAA TTGTGGGATTTGTCAG GTCAGGAGAGGTTTAGTAGTTTGACTCGCGTTTACTATCGAGACGCAATCGGCTGCTTGCTCTTTTTCGACTTATCGCGGGCCGAAACGTTTCGCACGCTCGGCAAATGGAAGAAGGACTTAGATTTAAAAGTTCATTTGCCAAGTGGGCGCGTCGTTCCCTGTCTACTCATAGCTAATAAG TGTGACTTGGAAGATAGGGCCGTATCTGAGGAGGAGATTGACGCATTTTGCTCGAAGCACGGGCTGATTGGATGGATCGAGACGTCCGTTAAAAACGATCAGAATATTTCTGAATCTATTAG GACTCTGTTAACGAGTGTTCTGGAAGAGgtgaagaaggaagaggagccGCTGGAACGCGAGAAACGACAGAGGAACACGTACATATCGCTTAATAAAGAAATCGCAAAACACTATAGGGAACAAACTTCAGCGGGATGTTGCAGTTTGGGAGGAGACAAAGCGGAAATTTTATAG
- the LOC136198754 gene encoding uncharacterized protein isoform X2 — MAARMNSSPLPPGWEMKYDQRSRRYFFINHATKTTSWADPRTSIPLATKTTSFTLVSDEEIKNLKERFPNAPESQIRNIHTSTSGNVDLTVSRLKALGHTDMHDRHIDTLSVEFPRAGRGLIESVLRMSSWNLRTSRTKLKDMGYAQPSVAAAAKRNQEAKEKTRRKQMVDRLAKEFPHVDKEAVTISLEMNGYNVTKAKETLESQFGLPKPKQKKHVSFPSELTSKSQADKNRILAAMTSKFPSLAKESIKLALELVDYDENIATDVLRHEASSEATASATTSYTPHVSPPPSPVETRLPATLSPVTFGTDDEPSDPSFNFTFPSTSSSSFLESLRPKSPPKEPTREHRIEPPKRQYQPHRYERQPVRMTFPSNFKSKLRTPAQGPDLSLWHGPDESLLSDSRVFACGPDKSLARGPNRGNHRGPAAAHATQTRETFFCGPQASHFKGADPNLHKGPAIYVTQ; from the exons atggCTGCTCGAATGaattcttctcctcttcctcctggTTGGGAAATGAAATACGACCAGCGCTCAAGGAGATA TTTCTTCATCAATcacgcgacgaaaacgacttcGTGGGCCGATCCTCGGACATCTATTCCTTTG gcaacaaaaacgacgtctttcacTCTCGTATCCGACGAGGAGATAAAAAATCTCAAGGAACGATTTCCAAATGCTCCGGAATCTCAAATCAGAAATATTCACAcgag TACCAGTGGTAACGTTGATCTTACGGTCAGCAGGCTCAAGGCTCTAGGCCATACTGATATGCAT GATAGACATATCGATACGCTATCAGTGGAATTTCCTCGTGCGGGTCGCGGACTAATTGAATCAGTGCTTCGAAT GTCCTCTTGGAATCTGCGGACTTCGCGAACTAAATTGAAGGACATGGGATATGCACAG CCTTCTGTTGCGGCTGCTGCGAAACGAAATCAggaggcaaaggagaagacgagaaggaaGCAAA TGGTGGATAGATTGGCTAAGGAATTCCCACATGTCGATAAAGAGGCCGTGACTATCTCTTTGGAAATG AATGGCTACAATGTGACAAAGGCTAAGGAGACTTTGGAGTCTCAATTTGGTCTACCCAAACCCAAACAAA AAAAGCACGTGTCTTTTCCTTCGGAACTCACGTCCAAGTCTCAAGCCGATAAAAATAGAA TATTGGCAGCTATGACGTCCAAGTTTCCCTCCTTGGCAAAGGAGAGCATCAAGCTTGCCTTAGAACTCGTTGACTACGACGAAAACATAGCGACAGACGTTCTCCGCCACGAAGCATCAA GCGAGGCTACAGCCTCAGCCACCACAAG CTATACTCCTCACGTCTCTCCTCCGCCGTCTCCCGTAGAAACGCGCTTGCCAGCCACGCTATCTCCAG TCACGTTCGggaccgacgacgagccgtcCGATCcttctttcaattttacCTTTCCTTcgacgtcctcttcgtcgtttctcgagTCCTTGAGACCGAAATCTCCTCCCAAGGAGCCGACAAGAGAGCATCGCATCGAACCGCCGAAGCGACAATATCAGCCCCATCGCTACGAACGACAACCCGTCAGAATGACGTTCCCGTCCAATTTCAAATCGAAGCTCAGGACTCCAGCTCAAGGCCCAGATCTCTCATTGTGGCACGGACCAGATGAATCACTCCTAAG CGACTCGCGCGTTTTCGCTTGTGGTCCTGACAAATCGTTAGCCCGTGGCCCCAATCGTGGAAATCATAGAGGACCGGCAGCGGCACACGCAACGCAAACACGTGAAACGTTCTTTTGCG GTCCCCAAGCGTCCCATTTCAAAGGCGCAGACCCGAATCTTCACAAAGGACCAGCAATATATGTTACtcagtag
- the LOC136198751 gene encoding uncharacterized protein isoform X3: MANVLRALAFLAIIDLARYAAGWPANACMQSCTTMQVNHYFDHDYDPNHYNGTPPPHYPSTPGDGGFYLSINASRYENGTAKNGTPLYTPGKTYNITLRGNRTFRGFIVRPSLSPFNVSDELSEGTGLVNDSAANHPVQMQCQDQAVCHTKVYEKKAIWFLWHAPAENYTCIYFHFTVLVNYTIYYVDMIFEVCGDPTPPPTLTSSRATVLSTVRSATYDSVPASVSLSTSSTSGLATRRITPSPHTIGTGQPTSIAPPPYNDKLNPGGGALAGIIIGCCLAFVACLAVGIQIYQRKISKREYNLAEETDTLTMFHINENVQSLSSSDETPMASSDELMQRLV; encoded by the exons ATGGCGAACGTGCTCCGAGCTCTCGCCTTTCTTGCTATCATTGACCTTGCGAGATACGCAGCAGGTTGGCCGGCGAACGCTTGTATGCAATCTTGCACGACAATGCAAGTCAATCACTACTTTGATCATGACTACGATCCCAACCATTATAACGGGACTCCGCCTCCCCACTATCCTTCTACTCCTGGAGACGGTGGATTTTATTTGTCAATTAATGCAAGTCGATACGAGAACGGAACAGCTAAGAACGGCACTCCTCTCTATACACCAGGAAAGACGTATAACA TAACTCTTCGAGGGAATCGAACTTTTCGAGGTTTTATAGTTCGACCCAGTCTTAGCCCGTTCAATGTTTCTGATGAGTTATCCGAGGGAACAGGCCTAGTCAATGATAGTGCGGCTAATCATCCTGTTCAAATGCAATGCCAAGATCAGGCTGTCTGTCATACGAAAGTTtacgagaaaaaagcaatTTGGTTTCTGTGGCATGCTCCAGCTGAGAACTACACTTGCATATATTTTCA CTTCACGGTATTGGTGAATTATACCATTTATTATGTCGACATGATATTTGAAGTTTGTGGAGACCCAACTCCGCCT cctACTCTGACATCATCAAGAGCAACGGTTCTGTCTACAGTACGAAGTGCGACTTACGACTCAGTACCTGCGTCTGTTTCTTTATCAACGTCATCAACATCTGGCTTAGCTACAAGAAGAATAACACCGTCTCCTCATACGATTGGTACTGGACAGCCTACATCAATTGCTCCTCCACCTTATAACGACAAATTGAATCCTGGTGGCGGTGCCTTGGCCGGTATTATAATTGGATGTTGTCTTGCTTTCGTTGCTTGTCTTGCAGTTGGCATTCAAATCTATCAGCGCAAAATATCGAAAAGGGAATATAATTTGGCGGAAGA GACTGATACACTCACCATGTTTCACATCAACGAAAACGTTCAATCTCTCTCGtcaagcgacgaaacgccTATGGCGTCAAGCGACGAGCTTATGCAAAGGTTAGTGTAA
- the LOC136198756 gene encoding NADH-ubiquinone oxidoreductase 49 kDa subunit-like: protein MSARLFRSIHRLPQLWRSFRTSAANRFVSPHQQQRDEQEARPLQLPGVLGEMTGNVLYPDKESAKWDVDHYVPEKSVSNLKVNFGPQHPAAHGVLRLVCELNGEVVQRADPHIGLLHRGTEKLIEYKTYTQALPYFDRLDYVSMMCNEQAYSLAVENLLGIDIPPRAKYIRTMFGEITRILNHIMAVCSHALDVGAMTPFFWLFEEREKMMEFYERVSGARLHAAYVRPGGVSQDLPIGLMNDIYNFLTPFSQRIDELEEMLTNNRIWKQRVVDIGIVSAEDALNLGFSGVMLRGSGIKWDLRKVQPYDAYDQVDFDVPIGRHGDCYDRYLCRVDEMRQSLRIIHQCLNKMPEGEVKVDDAKISPPSRHEMKDSMEALIHHFKLFTEGYSVPPGATYTAIEAPKGEFGVYLVSDGTSKPYKCKIKAPGFSHLAGLHFVTQGHLLADMVAIIGTMDIVFGEVDR, encoded by the exons ATGTCAGCTCGTCTATTTCGCTCGATTCACCGTCTTCCTCAGCTTTGGCGGTCGTTTCGAACGTCTGCGGCAAACAG GTTCGTTTCGCCTCACCAGCAGCAAAGGGACGAACAGGAAGCTCGTCCATTGCAACTTCCAGGAGTACTCGGCGAAATGACGGGAAACGTACTCTATCCGGACAAAGAATCGGCAAAATGGGACGTAGAtc ATTACGTACCAGAAAAATCGGTATCGAACCTTAAAGTGAATTTCGGTCCTCAGCATCCGGCCGCACACGGCGTACTTCGCCTCGTCTGCGAATTAAACGGAGAA GTCGTTCAGAGAGCCGATCCTCACATCGGTCTTCTTCATCGCGGCACCGAGAAACTGATCGAATATAAGACGTACACGCAGGCATTGCCCTACTTCGATCGTCTTGACTACGTCTCGATGATGTGCAACGAGCAAGCCTACTCATTGGCCGTCGAAAATCTCCTCGGAATTGATATACCACCTAGAGCAAAATACATAAGAA caATGTTTGGCGAAATAACGAGAATTCTTAATCACATAATGGCCGTGTGTTCTCATGCGCTCGACGTCGGAGCCATGACTCCCTTCTTTTGGCTTttcgaagagagagagaaa ATGATGGAATTCTACGAGCGAGTATCTGGAGCGCGTTTGCACGCGGCCTACGTTCGACCGGGCGGCGTGTCTCAAGATCTTCCAATTGGACTCATGAACGACATCTATAATTTCTTGACACCGTTCTCCCAGAgaatcgacgaactcgaagaG ATGCTGACTAATAATAGAATATGGAAGCAGAGAGTCGTTGACATTGGGATCGTCTCCGCTGAAGACGCTCTCAATCTTGGATTCAG TGGCGTGATGTTGCGAGGATCTGGAATTAAGTGGGATTTGAGAAAAGTTCAGCCGTACGATGCTTATGATCAGGTCGATTTTGACGTGCCTATCGGTCGTCACGGAGACTGCTATGACAG GTACCTGTGTCGCGTTGATGAAATGCGTCAAAGTTTGAGAATTATTCATCAA TGTCTGAATAAAATGCCCGAGGGAGAAGtcaaagtcgacgacgccaagaTTTCTCCGCCCAGTAGACACGAAATGAAA GATTCCATGGAAGCATTGATTCATCATTTCAAGCTATTCACCGAAGGATACAGCGTTCCTCCGGGAGCCACTTACACTGCCATTGAAGCTCCAAAA GGCGAGTTTGGAGTTTATCTTGTGTCAGATGGGACGAGCAAACCGTACAAGTGCAAAATCAAAGCGCCTGGATTTTCCCATCTG GCTGGCCTACATTTTGTCACACAAGGACATCTCCTCGCCGACATGGTAGCCATCATAG GCACAATGGATATTGTTTTTGGTGAAGTAGATCGCTGA
- the LOC136198754 gene encoding uncharacterized protein isoform X1, which produces MAARMNSSPLPPGWEMKYDQRSRRYFFINHATKTTSWADPRTSIPLVTTSGSRERSPSPRATKTTSFTLVSDEEIKNLKERFPNAPESQIRNIHTSTSGNVDLTVSRLKALGHTDMHDRHIDTLSVEFPRAGRGLIESVLRMSSWNLRTSRTKLKDMGYAQPSVAAAAKRNQEAKEKTRRKQMVDRLAKEFPHVDKEAVTISLEMNGYNVTKAKETLESQFGLPKPKQKKHVSFPSELTSKSQADKNRILAAMTSKFPSLAKESIKLALELVDYDENIATDVLRHEASSEATASATTSYTPHVSPPPSPVETRLPATLSPVTFGTDDEPSDPSFNFTFPSTSSSSFLESLRPKSPPKEPTREHRIEPPKRQYQPHRYERQPVRMTFPSNFKSKLRTPAQGPDLSLWHGPDESLLSDSRVFACGPDKSLARGPNRGNHRGPAAAHATQTRETFFCGPQASHFKGADPNLHKGPAIYVTQ; this is translated from the exons atggCTGCTCGAATGaattcttctcctcttcctcctggTTGGGAAATGAAATACGACCAGCGCTCAAGGAGATA TTTCTTCATCAATcacgcgacgaaaacgacttcGTGGGCCGATCCTCGGACATCTATTCCTTTGGTAACGACTAGCGGGAGCCGAGAAAGAAGCCCGAGCCCAAGG gcaacaaaaacgacgtctttcacTCTCGTATCCGACGAGGAGATAAAAAATCTCAAGGAACGATTTCCAAATGCTCCGGAATCTCAAATCAGAAATATTCACAcgag TACCAGTGGTAACGTTGATCTTACGGTCAGCAGGCTCAAGGCTCTAGGCCATACTGATATGCAT GATAGACATATCGATACGCTATCAGTGGAATTTCCTCGTGCGGGTCGCGGACTAATTGAATCAGTGCTTCGAAT GTCCTCTTGGAATCTGCGGACTTCGCGAACTAAATTGAAGGACATGGGATATGCACAG CCTTCTGTTGCGGCTGCTGCGAAACGAAATCAggaggcaaaggagaagacgagaaggaaGCAAA TGGTGGATAGATTGGCTAAGGAATTCCCACATGTCGATAAAGAGGCCGTGACTATCTCTTTGGAAATG AATGGCTACAATGTGACAAAGGCTAAGGAGACTTTGGAGTCTCAATTTGGTCTACCCAAACCCAAACAAA AAAAGCACGTGTCTTTTCCTTCGGAACTCACGTCCAAGTCTCAAGCCGATAAAAATAGAA TATTGGCAGCTATGACGTCCAAGTTTCCCTCCTTGGCAAAGGAGAGCATCAAGCTTGCCTTAGAACTCGTTGACTACGACGAAAACATAGCGACAGACGTTCTCCGCCACGAAGCATCAA GCGAGGCTACAGCCTCAGCCACCACAAG CTATACTCCTCACGTCTCTCCTCCGCCGTCTCCCGTAGAAACGCGCTTGCCAGCCACGCTATCTCCAG TCACGTTCGggaccgacgacgagccgtcCGATCcttctttcaattttacCTTTCCTTcgacgtcctcttcgtcgtttctcgagTCCTTGAGACCGAAATCTCCTCCCAAGGAGCCGACAAGAGAGCATCGCATCGAACCGCCGAAGCGACAATATCAGCCCCATCGCTACGAACGACAACCCGTCAGAATGACGTTCCCGTCCAATTTCAAATCGAAGCTCAGGACTCCAGCTCAAGGCCCAGATCTCTCATTGTGGCACGGACCAGATGAATCACTCCTAAG CGACTCGCGCGTTTTCGCTTGTGGTCCTGACAAATCGTTAGCCCGTGGCCCCAATCGTGGAAATCATAGAGGACCGGCAGCGGCACACGCAACGCAAACACGTGAAACGTTCTTTTGCG GTCCCCAAGCGTCCCATTTCAAAGGCGCAGACCCGAATCTTCACAAAGGACCAGCAATATATGTTACtcagtag
- the LOC136198746 gene encoding fimbrin-like — protein sequence MAGEMSAEEIAEIRAQFDEFDADKNGHITCSEISEVMKALGESIPGYQIRDMVREVDLDENGTIEFNEFIEMFKKVKGKRPKYKLEAVAERQKKVLKSGGTSEASAAGTTHSFAEDESLAFVDWINFQLAGDPDLAKALPINSEDHLALFPALHDGILLCKLINKSVADTIDERAINKTKLNVYTIHENQTLALNSASAIGCNIVNIGPEDLTKGTPHLCLGILWQVIRIGLLAKISLQNCPGLARLLEEGEELEDLLRLSPEEILLRWFNYQLKEAGSSRRVRNFGGDIKDSECYTILLNQIAPPDRGVDMSPMHESDMENRAEKMLQQADKLECRAFVRPRDVVRGNQKLNLAFVANLFNNFPALEPLEDQPMPEIEETREEKTYRNWMNSLGVKPFVYWLYDDLADGMVLLQLFDKVFPGSVDWKKVNQPPFKARDKMKKLENCNYAVQIAKSCKLSVVGIGGEDIHAKNKTLTLAIVWQIMRAYTISILQKLSGSDKPIQDTEIVEWVNRTLSEANKASQISSFKDPAISTGLPVIDLVDAIKPASVKYDLVNPGATEEDKLLNAKYAISMSRKIGARVFALPEDIIEVKPKMVLTIFACLMARGLEGKK from the exons ATGGCCGGAGAAATGAGCGCCGAAGAGATCGCCGAGATCCGCGCGCAGTTCGACGAG TTCGACGCGGACAAGAACGGGCACATAACGTGCAGCGAAATCTCCGAAGTGATGAAAGCGCTCGGCGAAAGCATCCCCGGCTACCAGATCAGGGACATGGTGCGCGAAGtcgatctcgacgagaacggaACGATCGAATTCAACGAATTCATCGAG ATGTTTAAAAAAGTGAAAGGGAAAAGACCGAAGTATAAGTTGGAGGCGGTTGCCGAGCGACAGAAGAAGGTGCTCAAGTCGGGCGGGACGTCCGAGGCGTCGGCCGCGGGAACGACTCACTCGTtcgccgaagacgaatcgctcgctttcgtcgattgGATCAATTTTCAATTGGCCGGCGATCCCGATTTGGCGAAAGCGTTGCCTATCAATAGCGAGGATCACCTCGCTCTGTTTCCGGCTCTTCACGACGGAATTCTCCTATG CAAACTGATTAACAAGTCAGTCGCGGATACCATCGACGAGAGGGCGATTAATAAGACGAAGCTCAACGTGTACACGATTCACGAGAATCAGACGTTGGCTTTGAATTCGGCTTCCGCCATCGGCTGCAACATCGTCAATATCGGGCCCGAGGACTTGACGAAAGGAACGCCGCATCTCTGCCTCGGAATTCTCTGGCAAGTCATCCGT attgggCTCTTGGCGAAAATTTCTCTGCAAAATTGTCCGGGTTTGGCTCGTCTGCTCGAGGAAGGCGAAGAGCTCGAAGATCTGTTGCGTTTGAGCCCCGAGGAGATTCTCCTGCGATGGTTCAACTATCAGCTCAAGGAAGCCGGATCGTCGAGACGCGTCAGAAACTTTGGAGGAGACATCAAG GATTCTGAGTGCTACACTATTCTTTTGAATCAGATCGCTCCTCCTGATAGGGGAGTCGATATGTCGCCTATGCAC GAATCGGATATGGAGAACAGGGCCGAGAAGATGTTGCAGCAGGCCGATAAATTGGAGTGTCGCGCCTTCGTGAGACCCAGG GATGTCGTTCGTGGAAAccaaaaattgaatttggcTTTCGTGGCGAATTTGTTTAATAACTTTCCAGCTCTGGAGCCGCTGGAAGATCAGCCGATGCCAGAGATTGAAGAGacaagagaagagaaga CTTACAGAAATTGGATGAACAGCTTGGGCGTGAAGCCGTTCGTTTACTGGCTCTACGACGATTTGGCTGATGGCATGGTTCTCCTCCAG ctTTTCGACAAAGTGTTTCCTGGTTCTGTCGACTGGAAGAAAGTGAATCAGCCTCCCTTCAAGGCTCGGGACAAAATGAAGAAACTGGAGAATTGCAATTACGCCGTGCAAATTGCGAAAAGCTGTAAACTGTCCGTAGTGGGAATAGGCGGCGAAGACATACACGCCAAGAACAAGACGCTCACACTGG CTATCGTATGGCAGATTATGAGAGCGTACACCATCTCGATTCTCCAAAAACTCTCCGGATCGGACAAGCCGATCCAAGACACGGAGATCGTTGAATGGGTCAATAGAACG TTGTCAGAAGCCAACAAGGCTTCGCAGATTTCGTCCTTCAAGGATCCCGCTATTTCAACCGGATTGCCTGTGATTGATCTGGTCGACGCTATCAAGCCAGCTTCTGTCAAATACGATCTTGTCAATCCTGGAGCTACGGAGGAG GATAAGTTGCTGAATGCCAAGTACGCGATTTCTATGTCTCGAAAAATTGGGGCTCGCGTGTTCGCGCTCCCGGAGGACATCATCGAGGTGAAACCGAAAATGGTTTTGACCATTTTCGCGTGTCTGATGGCTCGCGGTCTCGAgggaaagaaatga
- the LOC136198751 gene encoding uncharacterized protein isoform X2, with protein MHMANVLRALTFLVLIDLARYAAGWPAGACIQSCTTMQVNHYFDHDYDPSHYHYHRWDWTPPPYYPSTPGDGGFYLSINASRYANGTAKNGTALYTPGKTYNITLQGNQTFRGFIVRPSLSPLSVSDELSEGTGLVDSAANLPVQMKCSDQAVCHGNVYEKEAVWFLWHAPAENYTCVYFHFTVLVNYTIYYVDMIFEVCGDPTPPPTLTSSRATVLSTVRSATYDSVPASVSLSTSSTSGLATRRITPSPHTIGTGQPTSIAPPPYNDKLNPGGGALAGIIIGCCLAFVACLAVGIQIYQRKISKREYNLAEETDTLTMFHINENVQSLSSSDETPMASSDELMQRLV; from the exons ATGCATATGGCGAACGTGCTCCGAGCGCTCACCTTTCTTGTTCTCATTGACCTTGCGAGATACGCAGCAGGTTGGCCGGCGGGCGCTTGTATCCAATCTTGCACGACAATGCAAGTCAATCACTACTTCGATCATGACTACGATCCCAGCCATTATCATTATCACCGGTGGGACTGGACTCCGCCTCCCTACTATCCTTCTACTCCTGGAGACGGTGGATTTTATTTGTCAATCAATGCAAGTCGATACGCGAACGGAACAGCTAAAAACGGCACTGCACTCTATACACCAGGAAAGACGTATAACA TAACTCTTCAAGGCAATCAGACTTTTCGAGGTTTTATAGTTCGACCCAGTCTTAGCCCGTTGTCTGTTTCTGATGAGTTATCCGAAGGAACAGGCCTAGTTGATAGTGCGGCTAATCTTCCTGTTCAAATGAAATGCTCTGATCAGGCTGTCTGTCATGGGAACGTTTACGAGAAGGAAGCAGTTTGGTTTCTGTGGCACGCTCCAGCTGAGAACTACACTTGCGTATACTTTCA CTTCACGGTATTGGTGAATTATACCATTTATTATGTCGACATGATATTTGAAGTTTGTGGAGACCCAACTCCGCCT cctACTCTGACATCATCAAGAGCAACGGTTCTGTCTACAGTACGAAGTGCGACTTACGACTCAGTACCTGCGTCTGTTTCTTTATCAACGTCATCAACATCTGGCTTAGCTACAAGAAGAATAACACCGTCTCCTCATACGATTGGTACTGGACAGCCTACATCAATTGCTCCTCCACCTTATAACGACAAATTGAATCCTGGTGGCGGTGCCTTGGCCGGTATTATAATTGGATGTTGTCTTGCTTTCGTTGCTTGTCTTGCAGTTGGCATTCAAATCTATCAGCGCAAAATATCGAAAAGGGAATATAATTTGGCGGAAGA GACTGATACACTCACCATGTTTCACATCAACGAAAACGTTCAATCTCTCTCGtcaagcgacgaaacgccTATGGCGTCAAGCGACGAGCTTATGCAAAGGTTAGTGTAA